One part of the Microbulbifer sp. THAF38 genome encodes these proteins:
- a CDS encoding SIS domain-containing protein: MEQRVVTLFHHSLEATMNAGEILAPLIAEASEMVVHTLLAESKVLLCGNGVSGALAQSFCSQLTGGFQRERPGLPAMALNSDGVSMGTVAQNHSSADTFAHPVRALGQPGDLLVIISSDGRDSNLVQAMRAARDRDMGILALTGGDGGDCAALLDTHDIELRVPSDVAAEVHQVHLLTIFCLCDLIDSSLFGGYED, encoded by the coding sequence ATGGAACAGCGAGTCGTAACCCTTTTTCACCACAGCCTGGAAGCCACCATGAACGCCGGTGAAATACTGGCGCCTTTGATTGCGGAAGCCAGTGAGATGGTGGTGCACACACTGCTGGCAGAGAGCAAGGTGCTGCTCTGCGGCAATGGGGTCAGCGGCGCCCTGGCACAGAGCTTCTGCTCGCAGCTTACCGGCGGATTCCAGCGCGAACGCCCGGGTCTGCCAGCCATGGCTCTCAACAGTGACGGTGTCTCTATGGGCACCGTTGCGCAAAATCACAGCAGTGCCGATACCTTTGCCCACCCGGTGCGCGCCCTTGGGCAACCCGGTGACCTTTTGGTGATTATCAGCAGCGATGGTCGCGATTCCAATCTGGTGCAAGCCATGCGCGCTGCACGGGATCGCGATATGGGCATACTGGCGCTGACCGGCGGCGACGGCGGCGATTGCGCAGCCCTGCTCGATACACACGATATTGAACTGCGCGTGCCCTCTGATGTCGCAGCTGAGGTACACCAGGTGCACCTTCTGACTATTTTCTGCCTGTGTGATCTTATCGACAGCAGCCTTTTTGGTGGCTACGAGGACTGA
- a CDS encoding BON domain-containing protein, translating to MKNNQLSLGKRLLSALAATALLGGCSTVMEATHDGPIEQDPGKRSLGTYIDDERIETIVTVNINKAHPDLKTSNIDVTSFNGVVLLTGQVPDQELRLLAGRTASQVQNVRQVYNETQVRGKVTFLATTSDAWLTTKVKTNLLAHKEIDGARIKVVTENGVVYLMGLLTPAEAERAADLTRSIGGVQKVVKAVEYIN from the coding sequence ATGAAAAATAACCAGCTTTCCTTGGGAAAACGCCTTCTCTCTGCCCTTGCCGCAACCGCACTGCTCGGTGGCTGCAGCACTGTTATGGAGGCCACCCACGATGGCCCTATCGAACAGGACCCCGGCAAGCGCTCACTGGGCACTTATATCGATGACGAGAGAATCGAAACCATAGTGACGGTCAATATCAATAAAGCCCACCCGGACCTGAAGACCTCGAATATCGATGTAACCTCCTTCAATGGTGTGGTGCTACTCACAGGCCAAGTGCCTGATCAGGAACTGCGCCTGCTCGCCGGGCGTACGGCGAGCCAGGTACAAAATGTTCGCCAGGTTTACAATGAAACCCAGGTTCGCGGCAAAGTTACCTTTCTCGCCACTACCAGCGATGCCTGGTTGACCACCAAAGTCAAAACCAACTTACTCGCCCACAAAGAAATTGATGGTGCGCGTATCAAGGTAGTGACGGAAAACGGTGTCGTTTACCTGATGGGCCTGCTCACTCCGGCCGAAGCCGAGCGCGCGGCTGACCTCACCCGCTCGATTGGCGGGGTACAGAAAGTGGTGAAAGCGGTGGAATATATCAACTAA
- a CDS encoding acetyl-CoA C-acyltransferase codes for MSDVTSDPVVIVGMARTPMGAMQGSLSALSAPQLGAAAIRAALEDAGVSPADVDEVLMGCVLPAGVGQAPARQASLAAGIPEGTPTTTVNKVCGSGMKTVMMARDALFLGEGKIIVAGGMESMSNAPYLLPKARSGMRLGHGEVKDSMFLDGLENAADGKLMGTFAENTAEKYGFTREEQDAFALESLARAQAAIESGSFTREIAPVTIASRKGEVQVDTDEAPGNARPDKIPQLKPAFRKDGTVTAANSSSISDGAAALVLMRKSEAEKRDLKVLAVIKAQAQFAREPEWFTIAPVGAMHKLLENSGWSVSDVDLFEINEAFAVVTMSAMRELDLPWEKVNVNGGACALGHPLGASGARILTTLLAAMEKSDVKKGVASLCIGGGEATAVAIERV; via the coding sequence ATGAGCGATGTAACTTCAGATCCGGTAGTGATCGTTGGAATGGCGCGTACCCCAATGGGTGCCATGCAGGGGAGCCTGTCGGCCTTGAGCGCGCCGCAGCTGGGCGCCGCGGCCATTCGTGCGGCCCTGGAAGACGCCGGTGTATCCCCTGCCGATGTCGATGAAGTACTGATGGGCTGTGTGCTTCCGGCTGGTGTTGGGCAGGCGCCAGCCCGCCAGGCTTCCCTGGCGGCGGGTATTCCTGAGGGCACGCCCACCACCACAGTCAACAAGGTCTGTGGTTCCGGTATGAAGACCGTGATGATGGCTCGCGATGCACTGTTTCTGGGTGAGGGGAAAATCATCGTTGCCGGCGGTATGGAGAGCATGAGTAATGCCCCCTACCTGCTGCCCAAGGCCCGTTCCGGCATGCGTTTGGGACACGGTGAGGTCAAAGACTCCATGTTCCTCGACGGCCTGGAGAACGCGGCGGACGGCAAGCTGATGGGCACCTTCGCCGAGAACACGGCCGAAAAATACGGCTTTACCCGCGAGGAGCAGGATGCTTTCGCACTGGAATCCCTAGCCCGGGCTCAGGCGGCCATCGAGAGTGGCAGCTTCACTCGCGAGATCGCCCCGGTGACCATCGCTTCCCGTAAGGGCGAGGTACAGGTCGATACGGATGAAGCCCCCGGCAACGCCCGCCCAGATAAGATTCCCCAGCTGAAGCCAGCCTTCCGCAAGGATGGCACTGTCACCGCGGCCAACTCCAGCTCTATCTCCGACGGCGCCGCCGCTTTAGTGTTGATGCGCAAGAGCGAAGCGGAGAAGCGCGATCTCAAAGTGTTGGCGGTGATCAAGGCTCAGGCTCAGTTTGCCCGCGAGCCTGAGTGGTTCACCATCGCTCCGGTGGGCGCTATGCACAAGCTGCTGGAAAACTCCGGTTGGTCCGTCAGCGATGTAGACCTGTTTGAAATCAATGAGGCTTTCGCTGTGGTGACCATGTCGGCTATGCGCGAGCTGGATCTGCCCTGGGAGAAGGTCAATGTGAATGGCGGCGCCTGCGCACTGGGGCATCCCCTGGGCGCGAGCGGTGCCCGCATCCTGACCACCCTGCTGGCGGCGATGGAAAAAAGCGATGTGAAAAAAGGGGTGGCGAGCCTCTGCATCGGTGGCGGTGAGGCCACAGCAGTAGCGATTGAGCGGGTATAG
- a CDS encoding LemA family protein, producing the protein MEISSIVVLVVLAALLFYGIGIYNRLVSLKNRNENAFAQIEVQLKRRHDLIPNLVETARGYLKHERDTLEAVVSARNTAISDLKAAAASPSNASAIDSLGRAESALNSALGRFNAVMEAYPDLKANQNMMQLNEELSSTENKVAFARQAFNDAVTNYNIYKQSFPPVLLAGFFGHRTDGHLLEFADSEAIQVAPRIEF; encoded by the coding sequence ATGGAGATTTCAAGCATCGTCGTTCTGGTTGTTTTAGCCGCACTATTGTTCTACGGAATCGGCATCTACAACCGGCTGGTATCCCTAAAAAATCGCAATGAAAATGCCTTCGCCCAGATTGAGGTGCAGCTTAAACGCCGCCACGATCTGATCCCCAACCTGGTGGAAACCGCCAGGGGCTACTTAAAGCATGAAAGGGACACCCTTGAAGCGGTGGTCAGTGCACGCAACACCGCCATTAGCGACCTGAAAGCCGCGGCGGCCAGCCCTTCCAACGCCAGCGCGATCGACAGCCTGGGGCGTGCTGAAAGTGCCCTAAACAGCGCTTTGGGCCGCTTCAATGCAGTTATGGAAGCCTATCCAGACCTCAAGGCCAACCAGAATATGATGCAGCTCAACGAGGAACTGAGCAGCACCGAAAATAAGGTTGCCTTTGCCCGCCAGGCCTTTAATGACGCGGTCACCAATTACAACATCTACAAACAGAGCTTCCCCCCCGTTCTACTGGCAGGATTCTTTGGTCACCGCACCGACGGCCACTTACTGGAGTTTGCCGACAGCGAAGCCATCCAGGTGGCACCGCGAATCGAGTTTTAA